The stretch of DNA tatatataaatttaagacGTTTAAGCCTCGTGTAATataactcatgagtcatgagtaaaccaaaaaaaaaaaaagaaattacagtGGGTTTTTCATGATTTTAGATCATATGAGCATAGTAAAATTACGTTACAACCTTACTTGGCTAACTTCACAATTAAAATAGGAAACAGTAATGATCCAATGGAGCCCACGAGTGTGCATTAAATTGCCTTTAAGGATTAGTTTCAGAACTCGAGAaagtctgagagagagagagagagagagtggggtaGTGTTCCACAGAGTCAAAACCCACTTCCATTACCCCTCGCATGCTCACAttgctctctctcactctctctcgtctctgtGGGAGGATCTTTCCCTCTTCTTCTCGACCATGGGAATTTACGCGACGCTCTTTTTGCTCTGTTTGATAGCAATTATTGCAATGAAGCTTCCCGTGATAATGTCGTCGGGTCAGTTCCATATAATCCTATCCACTTGGTTTCTAAGCTTCATCTTTTGTCCGCTCTTTGTTAGGACTCCTATTTAAAGAAGTTGCGTTTAGTTTGTTTTATCTGCTTTCGTTATTCTTTATTCCCTCTTATGGCGTTGGTTTTTGTGGCCTGTTTTGTTCAAGTGGTGATTCTGTGAACGGGTTTTGATTTGTAGTTTGAACGATTCAAGTTATTCCTTTATTTGGTTTTATGGCCCATATGCTGCAGGTGCTTGTTTGTGAAACATGGTATTGTTTTGAGTGAGTTTCCTGGAGTGTGGAGGGAAAGGGAAGAGACGCACGAGGCATGATTCTGGTCTATCGTGCTACGCTTTGGGGGCTGAAAAGATTAGGATTTTACTAGTTACAAAGCCTACAACTTCTTATAGGAACTATcaagtttgatttttaatttttagaaagttGTTTTAAATCAGATTAATGTTTTGCCTGCTTTGTTTAATTGAAATTCTTTGCATTCCAAAATTCAGATTAATCTTTGCATTCATCACTTGTTAGTCAGAGAATGACTCATTGATTAATAATTACTCTTACTACTTCTGCAGATTGCCCCTTAGATTTGAGTGGAGCTAATATCACTCTAGTGGCCTCGATCTGCTCCGCTAACGATGACAGAGGAAAGTGTTGCCGCTACATTAATGCTGTTGTTGCAGTTTCCATTGCTCGCTATGCAAATACCACAGGCAACCTTGGGGTTACTACAGATTTGTCTGAAATCTGCAAACGTTCCATATCAGAAACCTTGGAACGGTACGGAGTTCCACGAAATGCAACAGTGTTTTGCGGGTTTGGAACCAAAATCCCTGTTAATTATGAGTGTACGGGTCGGAAAACTGTCACCCAGATGCTGCAGTCTCCAGATTTTGTGGATGTCTATGAAAATTGTAAAATGCCACTTTCCGAGGAAACTAATTGCAGGAAATGTATAAACGCTGGTATCATGTACCTTCATCATCTGGTAGGAGCAGAAAATAATACGACACTGAGTACGTGCCGTGATGCAACTTTTGCTGCGATTGGAAGCCAAGTTGATGGCATTTCAACTGTTGAAATTGCAAGCTGTTTCTTTGGAGTTCAAGGTCTTGGCATTCTTCCAGGCATCAacactcaactcagttcaactgTCTTTCACATCTTGTATTACAGCACCTCAGAATAGGATCCCATGATTCTCGCCAAATCCCATAACATCTTGTGTGCCTAATCTTATCATGGTGGATTTGGCATTTGTGctcttgaaattgaaaaaaaaaaaaaaaaaaaaaaaaatcctgaaatGCCAAATAGAGTCTATCTATATCTGAatgtttttacatttttgtggcttttttattcatttttcccGTGTTCTTTATGATGGTGTATTTGTCACTAATGATCATTTGTTGCAATTGTGATTCTGATCTCAGAGCTGTCCCCATCTTCACTCACGCCTGAGGCTTCTCCAAGTCCAATGGTTGCTGCAAGCCCAAGCCAACTAATGTTGGGCATACCCTTGTCTAGAAAGCGCCATCCCTATCGACTGACATTGATTCCAGGTGTTGGACTTGCAGTTACTGCAGTTGCTGTTCTAATGCTTGTTGTCTTGATATTTCTTATTCGTAGGAAAAGCAGAGAGCTGGAGGATACTGGAAATATAGATAAGACATCTTCAAAAACATTTCCTCCTCCTTGGCCCGTGTGGAAATTCCAGGAAGGTATGACCCCGGATCTTTTATTGTCACATTCTCGCTCACGTTCCCATATATCAGACatcctatttatttatatgttcgTTACTTTTGGGGGATGGCGGTGTCGTTTGGACTTAAGATGCAGGCCCTTCGTCTACATTCCGTAAATTCAGCTACAAGGAGATAAAGAAGGCAACCGACAATTTTAACACTATCATTGGGCGAGGAGGATTTGGAACAGTGTACAAGGCTCAACTTAGTGATGGCTTAGTGACAGCAGTAAAATGTATGAACAAAGTTTCAGAGCAGAGGGAGGATGACTTCTGCAGAGAGATTGAGCTTCTTGCTAGATTGCATCATCGCCATCTTGTTGCTCTAAGGGGCTTTTGCATTGCAAAACGTGAGAGGTAGTTTGGTCATGCATGCACTTGAGTGACGCTCCTCATATATTAGCAACACTGAAAACTTTTGATCGCATCATGGCAGATTTCTCATGTATGAGTATATGGCAAATGGAAGCttaaaggatcatcttcatggTATGATTCTTGCTTCttcagtttttcttcttcccccctgccccccccaaaaaaaatctctatgTTTCTAACTTTTGCTGAAGTTGAGCTTTTTTACAACATAACTTGTTCCTTCTTATCCTATCTATTTTTCGTAGCTAAACTTTCTGTAACGTCCGAATAgaaagcccaaaccacatgacctatactccaaaagaactagtcaatgatacaattgcccattggaaccttataaagagcaaaaacttcttcccaaacaatgtgagatTCTATACACCACCTtacccttatctttatcatatggggtatcataaTCTACCTCCCTTAAATTCTCGAAGTCCTCGTCGGGCCAGTCTGTCGTAGGTAGCATGACTCaaatcccacatttctggttgtaATAGGCTCtcataccatttgtaatgccccaatggaaggcccaaactacATGGTCTATACTTCAaaaagattagtcaatgatacaattggagccccattagaaccttataaagaacaagaacttctcattctcaagtaatgtgggatctcatacaccacctacctttatctttatcatatgaggtatcaaaATCTATCTCCCTTAAATTCTTGAAGTTCTCATTGGGCCAATCCATCGTAAGTGACACGGCTCaaatcccacatttctggttgtaATAGGCTCtcataccatttgtaatgccccaatggaagacccaaatcacatggcctatattctaaaaggactagtcaatgatgcaattggagccccattggaaccttataaagagcaagaacttctccttcccaattAATGTGGGATCTCTTACACCACCTatccttatctttatcatatgtgGTATCATTTCCCCCCCCAAAGCACCCTTCTTTGATGGCTGTATTCTAATTGAATTTGATCTCATGTATGCACAGCTCCTGGTAGAACCCCTCTCAGTTGGCGGACTAGGATGCAGATTGCAATAGATGTGGCTAATGCGCTGGTAATCTACTAAATCATGCTCATCACTTCGGCTGGGTTTTGATTCTGTTAATTTTAGATCTACTGAAACCTTCACTAATATCGCGAGGAATTGCTTTTTCTTATTTGCTGTTGTCTTATGC from Juglans microcarpa x Juglans regia isolate MS1-56 chromosome 3S, Jm3101_v1.0, whole genome shotgun sequence encodes:
- the LOC121257770 gene encoding probable receptor-like protein kinase At1g49730 isoform X3; translated protein: MGIYATLFLLCLIAIIAMKLPVIMSSDCPLDLSGANITLVASICSANDDRGKCCRYINAVVAVSIARYANTTGNLGVTTDLSEICKRSISETLERYGVPRNATVFCGFGTKIPVNYECTGRKTVTQMLQSPDFVDVYENCKMPLSEETNCRKCINAGIMYLHHLVGAENNTTLSTCRDATFAAIGSQVDGISTVEIASCFFGVQELSPSSLTPEASPSPMVAASPSQLMLGIPLSRKRHPYRLTLIPGVGLAVTAVAVLMLVVLIFLIRRKSRELEDTGNIDKTSSKTFPPPWPVWKFQEDAGPSSTFRKFSYKEIKKATDNFNTIIGRGGFGTVYKAQLSDGLVTAVKCMNKVSEQREDDFCREIELLARLHHRHLVALRGFCIAKRERFLMYEYMANGSLKDHLHAPGRTPLSWRTRMQIAIDVANALEYLHFYCDPPLCHRDIKSSNILLDENFVAKVADFGLAHASKDGSVCFEPVNTNIRGTPGYMDPEYVVSHEFTEKSDVYSYGVLLLEIVTARRAIQDNKNIVEWSQIYMASESRQHELVDTSIRDYFDLDQLQIVVSIVRWCTQREGRDRPSIKQVLRLLYESSDPMQNGLLEALEDEEYEGIDERGRRSKGKTGRHDAISHSGDGRYLASSSSTSRSYCSRSFFLETGSPQSPNNILSV
- the LOC121257770 gene encoding probable receptor-like protein kinase At1g49730 isoform X1, encoding MGIYATLFLLCLIAIIAMKLPVIMSSDCPLDLSGANITLVASICSANDDRGKCCRYINAVVAVSIARYANTTGNLGVTTDLSEICKRSISETLERYGVPRNATVFCGFGTKIPVNYECTGRKTVTQMLQSPDFVDVYENCKMPLSEETNCRKCINAGIMYLHHLVGAENNTTLSTCRDATFAAIGSQVDGISTVEIASCFFGVQGLGILPELSPSSLTPEASPSPMVAASPSQLMLGIPLSRKRHPYRLTLIPGVGLAVTAVAVLMLVVLIFLIRRKSRELEDTGNIDKTSSKTFPPPWPVWKFQEDAGPSSTFRKFSYKEIKKATDNFNTIIGRGGFGTVYKAQLSDGLVTAVKCMNKVSEQREDDFCREIELLARLHHRHLVALRGFCIAKRERFLMYEYMANGSLKDHLHAPGRTPLSWRTRMQIAIDVANALEYLHFYCDPPLCHRDIKSSNILLDENFVAKVADFGLAHASKDGSVCFEPVNTNIRGTPGYMDPEYVVSHEFTEKSDVYSYGVLLLEIVTARRAIQDNKNIVEWSQIYMASESRQHELVDTSIRDYFDLDQLQIVVSIVRWCTQREGRDRPSIKQVLRLLYESSDPMQNGLLEALEDEEYEGIDERGRRSKGKTGRHDAISHSGDGRYLASSSSTSRSYCSRSFFLETGSPQSPNNILSV
- the LOC121257770 gene encoding probable receptor-like protein kinase At1g49730 isoform X2, which gives rise to MGIYATLFLLCLIAIIAMKLPVIMSSDCPLDLSGANITLVASICSANDDRGKCCRYINAVVAVSIARYANTTGNLGVTTDLSEICKRSISETLERYGVPRNATVFCGFGTKIPVNYECTGRKTVTQMLQSPDFVDVYENCKMPLSEETNCRKCINAGIMYLHHLVGAENNTTLSTCRDATFAAIGSQVDGISTVEIASCFFGVQGLGILPELSPSSLTPEASPSPMVAASPSQLMLGIPLSRKRHPYRLTLIPGVGLAVTAVAVLMLVVLIFLIRRKSRELEDTGNIDKTSSKTFPPPWPVWKFQEGPSSTFRKFSYKEIKKATDNFNTIIGRGGFGTVYKAQLSDGLVTAVKCMNKVSEQREDDFCREIELLARLHHRHLVALRGFCIAKRERFLMYEYMANGSLKDHLHAPGRTPLSWRTRMQIAIDVANALEYLHFYCDPPLCHRDIKSSNILLDENFVAKVADFGLAHASKDGSVCFEPVNTNIRGTPGYMDPEYVVSHEFTEKSDVYSYGVLLLEIVTARRAIQDNKNIVEWSQIYMASESRQHELVDTSIRDYFDLDQLQIVVSIVRWCTQREGRDRPSIKQVLRLLYESSDPMQNGLLEALEDEEYEGIDERGRRSKGKTGRHDAISHSGDGRYLASSSSTSRSYCSRSFFLETGSPQSPNNILSV